In a single window of the Terriglobus roseus genome:
- a CDS encoding SDR family NAD(P)-dependent oxidoreductase, which produces MVISFEGKVALVTGAASGLGFATAKAFAESGAAVVLADVNEQAVQTATRELADKGFKTLAIRCDVSNDDEVEAMVKLTVKTFGRLDAAYNNAGIQNVLAETADVTRDDYDRVMGVNLRGVWSCMKFELQVMREQGSGAIVNCSSLGGLVGGNQRGTYHAAKHGVIGFTKSAALEYATRGIRVNDVCPGLIRTAMADQMEAGGQGEALKTMREMFVPMQREGRPEEIANTVLFLCSDAASYITGQSISVDGGYVMR; this is translated from the coding sequence ATGGTCATTTCATTTGAGGGAAAAGTGGCACTGGTGACGGGTGCTGCATCTGGGCTGGGGTTTGCTACAGCGAAAGCCTTTGCGGAATCGGGCGCAGCGGTTGTTCTGGCGGACGTGAATGAACAGGCAGTTCAGACGGCCACAAGAGAACTGGCAGACAAGGGCTTCAAGACTCTGGCGATCCGCTGCGACGTTTCGAACGACGACGAAGTCGAAGCGATGGTCAAACTGACGGTGAAGACGTTCGGACGTCTCGACGCAGCCTACAACAATGCCGGCATCCAGAACGTCCTGGCGGAGACCGCTGACGTGACTCGCGACGATTATGACCGGGTGATGGGCGTCAATCTTCGCGGCGTATGGAGCTGCATGAAGTTCGAACTGCAGGTGATGCGTGAGCAAGGCAGCGGCGCGATCGTGAATTGCTCGTCGCTGGGTGGCCTGGTCGGCGGCAATCAGCGCGGAACGTATCACGCAGCAAAGCACGGCGTCATCGGCTTTACCAAGAGCGCAGCTCTGGAGTATGCAACCCGCGGCATCCGCGTGAATGATGTTTGCCCAGGCCTCATCCGCACTGCGATGGCCGATCAAATGGAAGCCGGAGGGCAGGGCGAAGCACTCAAGACAATGCGCGAGATGTTCGTTCCGATGCAGCGGGAAGGACGTCCGGAGGAGATTGCCAACACCGTGCTCTTCCTGTGCAGCGATGCAGCCAGCTACATTACCGGCCAGTCGATCTCCGTCGATGGTGGCTACGTGATGCGGTAG
- a CDS encoding AraC family transcriptional regulator, whose amino-acid sequence MPEKKKSVAQNDTAVQEARRSLARRIGSITGAAGEHATTIPGVVLYHRDEPTPCYRASYEPSLSIFTQGRKHVILGEKEYVCDSSSFLLSSIDVPAQSQIVEASEKTPLLVMFLRFDMPMVREILTRDDLPEVELNSHRQGLAVGETTVDLLAACQRLLDLVDTPEDIPFLSPLIQREIIYRLLKTPQAGRLRAIATSGDLVQRTARAISWLRANFTKPLSVEELASIARMGVSTLHHQFRALTSMSPLQYQKMLRLQTARERMLMDGLDATTAAYEVGYESISQFSREYSRCFGLPPIRDIRALKSSALLTEAR is encoded by the coding sequence ATGCCTGAGAAGAAGAAAAGCGTTGCCCAAAACGACACAGCCGTACAGGAAGCGAGACGCAGCCTTGCTCGTCGCATCGGATCGATCACCGGCGCTGCGGGTGAGCACGCAACGACTATCCCCGGGGTTGTTCTCTACCACCGGGATGAGCCGACTCCATGCTACCGGGCCTCCTATGAACCCAGCCTGAGCATCTTCACGCAGGGCCGAAAGCACGTCATTCTGGGTGAAAAGGAATATGTTTGCGATTCTTCGTCGTTTCTTCTTTCCTCGATCGACGTGCCTGCCCAGAGTCAGATCGTTGAAGCTTCAGAGAAGACGCCGTTGCTGGTGATGTTTCTGCGCTTCGACATGCCGATGGTTCGCGAGATCCTGACGCGGGATGATCTGCCGGAGGTGGAGCTTAACTCTCACCGGCAGGGCCTGGCAGTGGGCGAGACCACGGTAGACCTGCTGGCTGCCTGCCAACGTTTGCTCGATCTTGTGGATACGCCCGAGGACATTCCGTTTCTTAGCCCCTTGATCCAGCGCGAAATCATCTATCGTTTGCTCAAGACACCTCAGGCTGGCCGACTTCGAGCGATCGCGACAAGTGGGGACCTCGTACAGCGGACGGCAAGAGCGATCTCCTGGCTGCGCGCCAACTTCACAAAGCCACTCAGCGTGGAGGAACTTGCCTCGATCGCCCGCATGGGTGTCTCAACACTTCATCATCAGTTCCGTGCCCTGACGTCCATGAGCCCATTGCAATATCAGAAGATGCTCCGGCTTCAGACTGCTCGAGAGCGCATGTTGATGGATGGCCTCGATGCAACGACTGCCGCCTACGAAGTGGGTTACGAGAGCATCAGCCAGTTCAGCCGGGAGTACAGCCGCTGCTTCGGCCTCCCACCAATCCGGGACATACGCGCACTCAAGTCAAGTGCGCTCCTCACCGAAGCAAGGTAG
- a CDS encoding putative quinol monooxygenase, which yields MQGTIYRNWLFATLAVSALTPIGHTQTTEQRIVRIAELEIDPNQLMAYKEALKEEIEASIQLEPGVSALYALSVKDHANQIPIFECYSDQSAYESHLQTAHFLKYTSATQIMVKSLKLIQTDLILLGSK from the coding sequence ATGCAGGGAACCATCTACCGCAATTGGCTATTCGCAACTTTGGCTGTTTCTGCGCTGACACCGATAGGACATACACAAACGACCGAACAACGCATCGTCAGAATCGCTGAGCTCGAGATCGACCCCAACCAATTGATGGCGTACAAGGAAGCTCTCAAAGAAGAGATTGAGGCTTCGATTCAATTGGAACCCGGTGTGTCAGCCCTCTACGCCTTATCGGTCAAAGATCATGCCAACCAAATTCCGATTTTCGAATGCTACTCCGACCAATCTGCCTACGAGTCACATCTTCAGACAGCTCACTTTCTGAAGTACACGTCCGCTACGCAAATCATGGTGAAGTCGCTGAAACTTATCCAGACTGACCTCATTCTGCTTGGATCGAAATGA
- a CDS encoding TonB-dependent receptor, with amino-acid sequence MLAILTLLTTHDALAQAVNGTLLGTITDQSKAVVPGATITITEVKSGAVKTTKTNESGFFDFEALQPGTYRVSATQTGFKEAQVENVAVVVNSTARIDLSMALGSMQESVTISAAPEVLKTDRADVAVDITSQQAEDLPLTTNRNVQGLVALAPGATKPRLVHSNFFNAQASLSTEVNGQSRLANNTEIEGVDDNERSGLLQVLIPPSEAIESVNVSTANYQAEFGRVGGAITDIILKSGTNAVHGQVYEFNRISALAAKTRFQTTDRAPSVYNYTGGNVGGPILKNKLFLFGDYLHIADHQGQFNTTTVPTAAFRVGDLSAGGTNIYDPATGDATGKGRAQFSYQGRPNVIDPTRISPITQRILALIPLPNVNGNSLTNNYSKNTHFTRTSNSFDVKADANLREGDHVSYRYSWQKVDQYQEALFGAAGGPGQGANNAAGTQTAYNTALNYTHVFSPKLLAEVRIGLNHYRNTARQVDYGTTASSDIGIPGVNLDANTSGLTGINLGGGLPGTIVGSGASYPWDRGETNVDLVNNWSRVLGNHSIKFGGEFRRVRDDLLQGQSFGQRGVFNFTDGTTALNGGPKTGIANYMASFLLDVPNSAGRDVAVKDATWRESQVFAYAQDAWQASSKLTANFGVRWELYKPPTARHNGDYSNYDPTTNSLIIAGIGNNPADLGMVTRYSYFAPRVGLAYRFDTQTVVRAGYGISYQSWPDNLNSYATNFPLKQNNSFNALNSFSQALQNNGARASMAAGFPAPLLATIPANGVITNAPLQSYFVVPLKWKAPYVQSWNLAVQRALPGGFALDVAYVGNVGIGQAQNYNLNAGFVAGAGAAGQPQFSTFGRTQSTTTFRQAGSNYNSLQVKLEHRFASSLSATAAYTYQKGMGYTTSNSTGVGGTNFYLDFQRNYTVLGNNRTHTLVQSFIYQLPFGKGKKWANHGFASLIAGGWQTTGVMSIESGTPFSVTASATILNAPGNTQVANINGKFTKRGGIGAGTTWFDTSVFSQPTTAAYGNTGQNAFIGPGFFNLDASVFRTFALTERANLELRAEGFSITNTPQYGNPSSNVNNSDFGQINGSSGGASGNRSVELAGKIRF; translated from the coding sequence ATGCTGGCGATACTCACACTGCTGACGACGCACGATGCACTTGCGCAGGCAGTGAATGGAACACTACTTGGCACGATCACCGATCAAAGCAAAGCTGTCGTACCAGGCGCAACCATCACGATCACCGAGGTAAAGAGCGGCGCAGTCAAAACCACGAAGACAAACGAGAGCGGCTTCTTCGATTTTGAAGCGCTTCAACCCGGAACCTACCGTGTAAGCGCGACGCAGACCGGCTTCAAAGAAGCGCAGGTCGAGAATGTCGCTGTGGTCGTGAACAGTACGGCTCGAATTGATCTTTCGATGGCTCTCGGATCGATGCAGGAATCGGTCACGATCAGCGCGGCTCCAGAGGTATTGAAAACGGATCGTGCGGACGTAGCTGTCGACATCACCTCGCAGCAGGCTGAAGACCTGCCGCTCACGACGAATCGTAACGTTCAAGGGCTGGTTGCCCTGGCACCTGGTGCCACGAAACCCCGTCTCGTTCACTCTAATTTCTTCAATGCGCAGGCCTCGCTATCCACCGAGGTCAACGGCCAGTCTCGCCTCGCGAACAACACCGAGATTGAAGGCGTCGACGACAATGAGCGCTCGGGTCTGCTGCAGGTACTCATTCCGCCGAGTGAAGCCATCGAAAGCGTCAACGTGTCGACGGCAAACTACCAGGCGGAGTTTGGTCGCGTAGGCGGCGCCATTACGGACATCATCCTGAAATCCGGAACCAACGCGGTCCACGGCCAGGTCTACGAGTTCAACCGCATCAGCGCTCTGGCTGCCAAGACGAGGTTTCAGACTACGGACAGGGCGCCTTCTGTCTACAACTACACGGGCGGCAACGTGGGTGGCCCCATCCTGAAGAACAAACTCTTCCTCTTCGGCGACTACCTTCACATCGCCGATCACCAGGGGCAGTTCAATACCACCACGGTACCGACAGCCGCCTTCCGCGTCGGCGATCTCTCAGCCGGCGGCACCAACATCTACGATCCAGCAACGGGGGACGCAACAGGGAAAGGCCGCGCCCAGTTCAGCTATCAGGGCCGCCCCAATGTCATCGACCCAACGCGCATCAGTCCCATCACACAACGCATCCTTGCGCTGATCCCTCTGCCAAACGTGAATGGGAACAGCCTCACCAACAACTACAGCAAGAACACGCACTTCACACGGACGTCGAACTCGTTTGATGTGAAGGCCGACGCCAACCTGCGCGAAGGCGATCACGTGTCCTATCGTTACAGCTGGCAGAAGGTCGACCAGTATCAGGAGGCGCTCTTCGGCGCAGCGGGTGGCCCAGGTCAGGGTGCGAACAATGCTGCGGGCACGCAAACGGCCTACAACACCGCCTTGAACTACACCCATGTGTTCTCTCCCAAGCTGCTTGCCGAGGTCCGCATTGGCTTGAATCACTACCGCAACACGGCACGCCAGGTGGACTACGGGACGACCGCCTCTTCAGACATTGGTATTCCTGGCGTCAACCTTGATGCGAATACCAGCGGCCTCACGGGCATCAACCTGGGAGGTGGCCTCCCCGGCACGATCGTGGGATCGGGAGCCTCCTATCCCTGGGATCGTGGCGAGACCAACGTCGACCTGGTGAACAACTGGAGCAGGGTGCTCGGAAACCACAGCATCAAATTCGGTGGCGAGTTCCGCCGCGTCCGTGACGACCTGTTGCAAGGCCAGAGTTTTGGGCAGCGGGGTGTCTTCAACTTCACCGATGGCACAACTGCTCTTAACGGAGGCCCGAAGACCGGCATCGCGAATTATATGGCCAGCTTTCTGCTGGATGTCCCGAATTCGGCGGGACGCGACGTCGCTGTGAAAGACGCCACATGGCGCGAGTCGCAGGTGTTCGCTTACGCGCAGGATGCGTGGCAGGCTTCCTCGAAGCTGACGGCAAACTTCGGTGTTCGTTGGGAGCTCTATAAGCCGCCGACGGCCCGCCACAATGGCGATTACTCCAACTATGACCCGACCACAAACTCGCTGATCATCGCCGGCATTGGTAACAACCCGGCGGATCTGGGCATGGTGACGCGGTACAGCTACTTTGCCCCGCGAGTCGGCCTCGCCTACCGCTTCGACACCCAGACTGTCGTCCGTGCGGGCTATGGCATCAGCTATCAGTCGTGGCCGGACAACCTGAACAGTTACGCTACAAACTTCCCGCTGAAGCAGAACAATTCGTTCAACGCGCTGAACAGCTTCTCTCAGGCGCTGCAGAACAACGGAGCGCGAGCCTCCATGGCTGCGGGTTTCCCGGCGCCTCTGCTGGCCACCATCCCAGCCAATGGCGTCATCACCAACGCTCCGCTGCAGTCTTACTTTGTTGTGCCACTCAAGTGGAAGGCACCGTACGTCCAATCCTGGAACCTTGCGGTGCAGCGCGCGCTACCAGGCGGCTTTGCCCTTGATGTCGCGTATGTCGGCAACGTGGGGATTGGCCAGGCTCAAAATTACAACCTCAACGCAGGCTTCGTCGCCGGAGCAGGCGCTGCGGGACAGCCACAGTTCAGTACCTTCGGCAGAACCCAGTCCACGACCACCTTCCGTCAGGCCGGATCCAACTACAACTCGCTGCAAGTGAAGCTGGAACACCGTTTCGCCTCCAGCCTGTCCGCAACCGCGGCCTACACCTACCAGAAGGGCATGGGGTACACCACGTCTAATAGCACCGGCGTCGGCGGCACAAACTTCTACCTGGACTTCCAACGCAACTACACGGTCCTTGGCAACAACCGCACGCACACCCTGGTGCAAAGCTTCATCTACCAGTTGCCCTTCGGAAAAGGTAAGAAGTGGGCGAACCACGGCTTTGCGAGCCTGATTGCCGGCGGTTGGCAGACGACCGGTGTCATGTCGATCGAGTCGGGCACACCCTTTTCGGTCACTGCCAGCGCGACCATCCTGAACGCACCTGGCAATACCCAGGTCGCCAACATCAACGGTAAGTTCACAAAGCGCGGTGGCATCGGGGCCGGAACAACCTGGTTCGATACTTCGGTCTTCAGCCAGCCCACCACAGCCGCCTACGGGAATACGGGACAGAATGCATTCATCGGACCGGGCTTCTTCAACCTGGATGCTTCGGTCTTCCGCACCTTCGCCCTTACGGAACGAGCGAACCTTGAACTTCGCGCCGAAGGATTCAGCATCACCAACACACCGCAATACGGCAACCCCAGCAGCAACGTGAACAACTCCGATTTCGGCCAGATCAACGGCTCCAGCGGAGGTGCTTCTGGCAATCGCAGTGTTGAACTCGCCGGCAAAATTCGTTTTTAG
- a CDS encoding Gfo/Idh/MocA family protein, with amino-acid sequence MINRRDFIGRAAATAAVLTTTTAKSYARILGSNGRVNFAVIGLRSRAYAHLAALHANKESAQIVTVADVDSRYLDKFCSDVATKTGNSPKGEKDFRNALSNKDVDAITIATPDHWHAPMGILGMQAGKHVYVEKPCAYNPQEGLWLVEAQKKTGKLCQMGSQRRSSKPVMEAIDRLRSGVIGKPYWAETWYATARQPIGVGKPIPVPATLDWDLWQGPAPRQAYTDNVHPYNWHWFRKWGTGETLNNGTHEVDVAVWALGVGLPRRVTALGGRFQAKDDWQFYDNLDVAFEYPDAMITWKGSCISGKKTYGRDRGVAVHGTKGTMVIDIGEWEVYDEKDHMIDSSAKVVKTAAAPSSDRAGIDVHTDQHFGNFIGAIRNGEALHQPVAQGNISVTALHFANIAYFTKRSLNIDGNGMILGDKEAQAMTKRAEYAKGFEPKV; translated from the coding sequence ATGATCAATCGCCGGGATTTCATCGGTCGTGCTGCCGCAACCGCGGCAGTACTGACCACAACGACAGCGAAGAGCTACGCACGAATCCTCGGCTCGAATGGACGAGTGAATTTCGCAGTCATCGGTCTGCGAAGCCGAGCCTATGCACATCTTGCAGCTCTGCACGCGAACAAAGAAAGCGCGCAGATCGTCACGGTCGCCGACGTCGACAGCCGTTACCTCGATAAGTTCTGCAGCGACGTAGCTACGAAGACGGGCAACTCACCGAAAGGCGAGAAAGACTTTCGCAACGCGCTGTCGAACAAGGATGTCGACGCCATAACCATTGCGACACCAGATCACTGGCATGCGCCCATGGGGATCCTTGGGATGCAGGCCGGGAAGCACGTCTACGTTGAGAAGCCGTGCGCCTACAACCCACAGGAAGGGCTCTGGCTCGTCGAAGCCCAGAAGAAAACTGGCAAGCTTTGTCAGATGGGATCACAACGTCGCTCATCGAAGCCGGTGATGGAAGCCATCGACAGGCTTCGGTCCGGCGTCATCGGCAAGCCCTACTGGGCTGAGACCTGGTATGCAACGGCCCGCCAGCCGATCGGTGTGGGCAAACCAATTCCAGTTCCTGCAACACTGGACTGGGACTTGTGGCAGGGCCCCGCTCCGCGACAGGCGTACACCGACAATGTTCATCCGTATAACTGGCATTGGTTTCGTAAGTGGGGCACAGGAGAAACCTTGAATAACGGCACGCACGAGGTAGATGTCGCCGTATGGGCCCTGGGAGTGGGTCTTCCCAGGCGCGTCACTGCTCTGGGGGGTCGTTTCCAGGCGAAAGATGACTGGCAGTTCTACGACAACCTTGACGTTGCCTTCGAATACCCGGACGCGATGATCACCTGGAAAGGATCTTGCATCAGCGGCAAAAAGACCTACGGCCGGGATCGCGGCGTCGCTGTGCATGGGACGAAAGGCACCATGGTCATCGACATAGGTGAGTGGGAAGTCTATGACGAGAAAGATCACATGATCGACTCGTCCGCAAAGGTTGTGAAGACGGCCGCAGCTCCTTCCTCCGATCGTGCAGGCATCGACGTCCACACGGATCAACATTTCGGAAACTTTATTGGTGCCATCCGCAACGGCGAGGCGCTGCACCAGCCAGTGGCTCAGGGAAACATCTCTGTGACTGCTTTGCATTTTGCGAACATCGCCTACTTCACAAAGCGTTCCCTCAATATTGACGGCAATGGCATGATCCTTGGCGACAAAGAGGCTCAGGCCATGACGAAGCGGGCAGAGTATGCGAAGGGCTTTGAGCCAAAAGTGTAG
- a CDS encoding sugar phosphate isomerase/epimerase family protein — MRLNRRELLYGAAAVAATTTFPSLVSAQVKQLAASCPFHLAVINDEISPDLDHAAYIASKEFGLHHLELRNINGKGLHIMSSDELAEAKKILAKYQLKVTDIGSPLFKSDLPGAPLSKDSPKRKNPSAPDVDQDALLDRCIDLAKTFGTDRIRCFDFWRLDDAAAYRKQINQKLDEAASKCSKHGLVLVLENEMACNTGSGAEALATLNGVPNRGLMLNWDPGNSGTFATDVPFPDDYERLPKSRIGHVHAKNVRMAPETKSGWEWQPVDIGKIDWAAQFKALKRDGYTHAVSLETHWHGGGTPENSTRRSMQGLMACMEKAELLRS, encoded by the coding sequence ATGCGACTGAATCGACGCGAACTTCTTTATGGTGCGGCAGCCGTGGCCGCAACCACCACTTTTCCAAGCCTGGTCTCGGCGCAGGTCAAGCAACTGGCAGCTTCCTGCCCCTTCCATCTTGCGGTGATCAACGACGAGATCTCTCCGGATCTGGATCATGCAGCCTACATCGCATCGAAAGAATTCGGCTTGCACCACCTTGAACTGAGAAATATCAACGGCAAGGGTCTTCACATCATGTCATCCGACGAACTGGCTGAGGCAAAGAAGATCCTTGCAAAGTATCAGCTCAAAGTGACTGACATTGGGAGCCCTCTCTTCAAGAGCGACCTGCCCGGCGCGCCGCTCTCGAAAGATAGTCCTAAGCGGAAAAATCCTTCAGCACCGGATGTCGATCAGGATGCACTTCTGGATCGATGCATCGATTTGGCGAAGACATTCGGAACGGATCGTATTCGCTGCTTCGATTTCTGGCGTCTTGATGATGCTGCTGCCTATCGTAAGCAGATCAATCAAAAGTTGGACGAGGCGGCAAGCAAGTGCAGCAAGCATGGCTTGGTCCTCGTACTCGAGAACGAAATGGCCTGCAACACGGGCAGTGGTGCCGAGGCCCTGGCGACACTGAATGGAGTGCCCAACCGCGGCCTGATGTTGAACTGGGATCCAGGTAATTCCGGCACCTTCGCGACTGACGTTCCATTTCCAGATGACTACGAACGGCTGCCGAAGAGCCGCATCGGACACGTACATGCAAAGAACGTAAGAATGGCGCCAGAGACTAAAAGCGGCTGGGAATGGCAACCCGTTGACATCGGCAAGATAGATTGGGCTGCGCAGTTCAAGGCTCTGAAACGTGATGGCTACACCCACGCCGTAAGCCTAGAAACTCACTGGCACGGCGGAGGAACCCCGGAAAACTCCACTCGTCGCAGCATGCAGGGACTCATGGCATGCATGGAGAAGGCAGAACTCCTGCGCTCCTAG
- a CDS encoding putative quinol monooxygenase has protein sequence MAEITTSPQMGTSPGPNPPNDTALEVHPGWVRSGRDNTPGPKAYYINLEAKPGHGDKVEQFLRDILAGVEQEPGTGPWFGLRFSDTTFGIFEAFPDTAARNAHDVGPGGRNFLRAAELEEMLAYPAHLFRLDVPFGKFSVMLGKRINP, from the coding sequence ATGGCAGAGATCACGACAAGCCCGCAAATGGGAACATCGCCTGGTCCCAATCCTCCCAACGATACGGCACTAGAGGTTCATCCAGGTTGGGTGCGGAGTGGCCGCGATAATACGCCAGGACCAAAGGCGTATTACATCAATCTTGAAGCCAAGCCAGGTCATGGTGACAAAGTTGAACAATTCCTTCGAGACATTCTCGCCGGCGTTGAACAGGAACCCGGGACCGGCCCGTGGTTCGGACTCCGATTCTCTGACACGACCTTCGGCATCTTCGAGGCGTTTCCCGACACCGCAGCACGAAATGCACACGACGTCGGACCCGGTGGACGTAACTTTCTGCGTGCCGCAGAGTTGGAAGAAATGCTGGCCTACCCTGCGCACCTCTTCCGGCTCGATGTCCCTTTCGGAAAGTTCAGCGTGATGCTCGGAAAGAGAATCAACCCATAG
- a CDS encoding AraC family transcriptional regulator, protein MASQWKNSNGKFPEGKYIDHVNSEQAGWRSLGVRIREQPPCDEPIRNPGFSDHAVSLLLSKSIKVESFYKGKWRGLRQYFKGMGSLTPAGHECVVRRHFEGQSSLASLVLILHQDSVDSVAQELSRPGFTCKTVLNEVPFLDDPFVTNLSSSVVSALKAGAPDFYAQAAAQWLAAHLLLGSSRGIEWHKSLARERISDYRLVRVLEYIDAHLSDRLDLRALSREAGISQFHFAALFRKAVGASPHRHILQLRLQTARSMLCHTDKSILEIALSCGFGTESHFAAAFRREFSQSPMNFRSSQRAHSGFGEM, encoded by the coding sequence GTGGCAAGCCAATGGAAAAACTCGAACGGCAAATTCCCTGAAGGAAAATACATCGATCATGTCAACAGCGAACAGGCAGGTTGGAGATCGCTGGGCGTGCGTATTCGAGAGCAACCGCCTTGTGACGAGCCCATTCGGAATCCCGGTTTTTCCGATCATGCCGTTAGCCTGCTTCTCAGTAAAAGCATCAAGGTCGAATCCTTCTACAAGGGGAAATGGCGCGGATTAAGGCAGTATTTCAAAGGGATGGGCAGCCTTACCCCTGCTGGACATGAATGTGTCGTGCGCCGACACTTTGAGGGACAGAGCAGTCTCGCCTCCCTGGTCTTGATCTTGCACCAGGACTCGGTCGATTCCGTAGCCCAGGAATTATCGAGGCCAGGCTTCACATGTAAGACAGTGCTCAACGAAGTTCCATTCCTGGATGACCCGTTCGTCACGAATCTCAGCTCTTCAGTAGTGTCTGCACTGAAAGCGGGGGCGCCGGATTTTTACGCCCAGGCCGCTGCGCAGTGGCTGGCCGCGCATCTTTTGCTTGGGTCATCCAGGGGTATCGAATGGCATAAGTCGCTGGCTCGGGAGCGAATCTCTGACTACCGTCTGGTAAGAGTTCTGGAATACATCGACGCACATCTGTCAGACCGCCTCGACCTTCGTGCGCTCTCGAGAGAAGCCGGTATCAGTCAATTTCATTTCGCGGCGCTGTTCAGGAAAGCAGTGGGTGCATCGCCACACCGGCATATCCTGCAGTTGAGACTGCAGACAGCGAGATCAATGCTGTGCCACACGGACAAATCGATCCTTGAGATTGCCTTGTCATGTGGATTCGGCACGGAGTCACATTTCGCAGCGGCTTTCCGTCGGGAGTTCTCACAAAGCCCGATGAACTTCCGATCATCCCAACGAGCCCACAGCGGATTCGGTGAAATGTAA